A genomic region of Mitsuaria sp. 7 contains the following coding sequences:
- the dacB gene encoding D-alanyl-D-alanine carboxypeptidase/D-alanyl-D-alanine-endopeptidase — protein sequence MLLAAALVTSGCATFVDTPPPPVESALRQAGVPASSLAVVAYPLDAPGTGLRLNADRPMAPASTMKTITAVVALDRLGPNSRGQTQLLAAGEIRDGRLDGPLVLKGGADADLDWPALWAMLREVRERHGVRELADGIVVDRGLFNPARPDIGAPRFDEQAEFPYNVIPDALHLNGNLLQYDFWSDDRGLTVRPFPQFGGLAVDASAVQLNDKPCKDWDDDWQPSRFEALPDGGGRLVLAGGFPRGCQVLQSLNVLDRQWETTQALRQLWGSLGGTLSGEIREGATPEGARVLAQHRDRPLAELLRPVMKSSDNALARMLFLRLGASAARPGEDTREAAARVVREWFDAQKITTTGLTLENGSGLSRSERASAAQMAAMLQASARGAHGPELLATLPVAGVDGTLIRRFKGTAAEGRARMKTGTLRDVVALAGFVPDSTGKTWIVVAIVNDDQAAKARPAIDALVDWVARR from the coding sequence GTGCTTCTCGCCGCCGCGCTCGTGACGAGCGGCTGCGCCACCTTCGTCGACACCCCGCCCCCGCCGGTCGAGTCCGCGTTGCGCCAGGCCGGCGTGCCGGCCTCGTCGCTGGCGGTGGTGGCCTATCCGCTGGACGCGCCGGGCACGGGGCTGCGTCTGAACGCGGACCGGCCGATGGCGCCGGCCTCGACGATGAAGACGATCACCGCGGTGGTGGCGCTGGACCGGCTCGGTCCCAACAGCCGGGGACAGACCCAGCTGCTGGCCGCCGGCGAGATCCGCGACGGCCGCCTCGACGGTCCGCTGGTGCTCAAGGGCGGCGCCGATGCCGACCTCGACTGGCCCGCGTTGTGGGCGATGCTGCGCGAGGTCCGCGAGCGCCATGGCGTGCGTGAACTGGCCGACGGCATCGTCGTCGATCGCGGGCTGTTCAACCCCGCGCGTCCGGACATCGGCGCGCCGCGATTCGATGAGCAGGCGGAGTTTCCGTACAACGTCATCCCGGACGCGCTGCACCTCAACGGCAACCTGCTGCAGTACGACTTCTGGTCCGACGACCGCGGGCTGACGGTGCGGCCGTTCCCGCAGTTCGGCGGACTCGCGGTCGACGCGAGCGCCGTCCAGCTGAACGACAAGCCCTGCAAGGACTGGGACGACGACTGGCAGCCGTCGCGCTTCGAGGCCTTGCCGGACGGCGGCGGGCGGCTGGTGCTCGCGGGCGGGTTCCCGCGCGGGTGCCAGGTCTTGCAGTCGCTGAACGTGCTGGATCGCCAGTGGGAGACGACGCAGGCGCTGCGGCAGCTGTGGGGCTCCCTGGGGGGCACGCTGTCGGGGGAGATCCGCGAGGGGGCGACGCCCGAAGGCGCCCGCGTGCTGGCGCAGCACCGCGACCGCCCGCTGGCGGAGCTGCTGCGGCCGGTCATGAAGTCCTCGGACAACGCGCTGGCGCGGATGCTCTTCCTGCGCCTGGGCGCGTCGGCGGCCCGGCCCGGCGAGGACACCCGCGAGGCGGCCGCACGCGTCGTGCGCGAGTGGTTCGACGCGCAGAAGATCACCACGACCGGCCTGACGCTGGAGAACGGCTCCGGCCTGTCGCGCAGCGAGCGCGCGTCCGCGGCGCAGATGGCGGCGATGCTGCAGGCTTCGGCGCGCGGCGCGCACGGCCCCGAACTGCTGGCCACCCTGCCGGTGGCCGGCGTCGACGGCACGCTGATCCGCCGCTTCAAGGGCACGGCCGCCGAGGGCCGGGCGAGGATGAAGACCGGCACCCTGCGCGACGTGGTGGCGCTGGCCGGCTTCGTGCCGGACTCGACGGGCAAGACCTGGATCGTCGTCGCGATCGTCAACGACGATCAGGCGGCGAAGGCGCGTCCGGCGATCGACGCGCTGGTGGACTGGGTGGCGCGGCGCTGA
- a CDS encoding TonB-dependent receptor domain-containing protein yields the protein MKLNQLARCLVVVGLGAHAAAWSQEVQKIERVEITGSSIKRIQDEGALPVQTISRRDLDRQGIVSAEQLIATLSSNGNGLDNLASNADVVSGQSRGNNGATSANLRLQGANATLILLNGRRIAAHGLNGGVVDLNQIPMAAIERVEVLKDGASSTYGTDAVGGVINFILRKDYTGLTVSGFTDVTQHGGGNIYRGSVTGGVGNIDKDGFNVMAVLSMTDNKRLDGSQRGFVNSFQPERGLSPDTRGTPFATVFFSPTITPPVYNGATLTSANILDLPGGAGCASQPGMAPYAEKLWNSAAASPANQFGCAWDSGKAAVIQQPVKNTNLVTRGMLKLGEHTLTGEVLLGKSESQKIFSANQISSGSATATIGLPNGTSVPSPFRSLAYPSSGASYQTVWNALVGAFPSLASQTGKPLAFRWRCMECGQREFETTTDTGRYLLSMDGPLPFLKDWDYKVGASQAFSKSNSVLGSGYQNWVGLANLINTGVLNPFLLAGQSQTPAALAALDAISAEGTKLYGGKYTTDEYDATASGPLFKLPAGDVMGAVGVDYRIEKYRFDGNQTVNTNDINTWIFNAPFDNVNALSGVKRKVGAIFGETIIPIVKNLDLNLSVRYDKYTGFGSTTNPKASIRYQPIDSLVFRASYSTGFRVPTFNQLFNGVTESPYTGAGVPDPSTCPTNVVSNTPGCQAVTFNTLFGGRNDLKPEESKMSNIGFVWQPMKDFSASVDLWDIRRDGQIQSLTLTQILNNYQLFPQAFQRDANGVLQTVDTRWVNTGETQTRGLELSMRGSTAMNGGRLSAGLDGTYLLRKRSKLLDNVAFGPSEIGQFTRSSELGIRWKHSAYITYTYGDWAWSLRQQYSTGYYGYVPPGVANGNASAPAFEPWVKAYYLHHASVAYSGVKNLTVTVGVKNLFDQAPPFANSYDTNTGSGSSWEPRVADPRGRSFTLGLDYKFF from the coding sequence GTGAAACTGAATCAACTCGCCCGCTGCCTCGTCGTGGTGGGACTGGGCGCCCACGCGGCGGCCTGGTCGCAGGAAGTCCAGAAGATCGAGCGGGTGGAGATCACCGGCTCGAGCATCAAGCGCATCCAGGACGAGGGCGCGCTGCCGGTGCAGACCATCTCGCGCCGCGACCTGGACCGCCAGGGCATCGTGTCGGCCGAGCAGCTGATCGCCACGCTCTCCTCCAACGGCAACGGCCTGGACAACCTGGCCTCCAACGCGGACGTGGTCTCGGGCCAGTCCCGCGGCAACAACGGCGCGACCTCCGCCAACCTGCGCCTGCAAGGCGCCAACGCGACGCTGATCCTGCTGAACGGCCGCCGCATCGCCGCGCACGGCCTGAACGGCGGCGTCGTCGACCTGAACCAGATCCCGATGGCCGCGATCGAGCGCGTCGAGGTGCTGAAGGACGGCGCCTCGTCGACCTACGGCACCGACGCCGTCGGCGGCGTCATCAACTTCATCCTGCGCAAGGACTACACCGGCCTGACCGTCAGCGGCTTCACCGACGTGACGCAGCACGGCGGCGGCAACATCTACCGCGGCTCGGTGACCGGCGGCGTCGGCAACATCGACAAGGACGGCTTCAACGTCATGGCCGTGCTGTCCATGACGGACAACAAGCGCCTGGACGGCTCGCAGCGCGGCTTCGTCAACAGCTTCCAGCCCGAACGCGGCCTGTCCCCGGACACGCGCGGCACGCCGTTCGCGACGGTCTTCTTCTCGCCCACGATCACGCCGCCGGTCTACAACGGCGCGACCCTCACCAGCGCCAACATCCTGGACCTGCCGGGCGGCGCGGGTTGCGCCTCGCAGCCGGGCATGGCCCCGTACGCGGAGAAGCTCTGGAACTCCGCCGCCGCGTCGCCGGCCAACCAGTTTGGTTGCGCGTGGGATTCGGGCAAGGCCGCGGTGATCCAGCAGCCGGTGAAGAACACCAACCTGGTGACGCGCGGCATGCTCAAGCTGGGCGAGCACACGCTGACCGGCGAAGTGCTGCTGGGCAAGTCGGAATCGCAGAAGATCTTCTCCGCCAACCAGATCAGCAGCGGCAGCGCGACCGCGACGATCGGGCTGCCCAACGGCACCAGCGTGCCGAGCCCGTTCCGCAGCCTGGCCTATCCGTCGAGCGGCGCGAGCTACCAGACCGTGTGGAACGCGCTGGTGGGCGCCTTCCCGTCGCTGGCCTCGCAGACCGGCAAGCCGCTGGCCTTCCGCTGGCGCTGCATGGAGTGCGGCCAGCGCGAGTTCGAGACCACCACCGACACCGGCCGCTACCTGCTGAGCATGGACGGCCCGCTGCCCTTCCTCAAGGACTGGGACTACAAGGTCGGCGCGTCGCAGGCCTTCAGCAAGAGCAATTCGGTGCTGGGCTCCGGCTACCAGAACTGGGTGGGCCTGGCCAACCTGATCAACACCGGCGTGCTCAATCCCTTCCTGCTGGCCGGCCAGTCGCAGACGCCGGCGGCGCTGGCGGCGCTGGACGCGATCTCGGCGGAGGGCACCAAGCTCTACGGCGGCAAGTACACGACCGACGAGTACGACGCGACCGCGTCCGGCCCGCTATTCAAGCTGCCCGCCGGTGACGTGATGGGCGCGGTGGGCGTGGACTACCGGATCGAGAAGTACCGCTTCGACGGCAACCAGACGGTCAACACCAACGACATCAACACCTGGATCTTCAACGCCCCGTTCGACAACGTGAACGCGCTGAGCGGCGTGAAGCGCAAGGTGGGCGCGATCTTCGGCGAGACCATCATCCCGATCGTCAAGAACCTGGACCTGAACCTCTCGGTGCGCTACGACAAGTACACCGGCTTCGGCAGCACGACCAACCCCAAGGCCTCGATCCGCTACCAGCCGATCGACAGCCTGGTGTTCCGCGCGTCGTACAGCACCGGCTTCCGCGTGCCGACCTTCAACCAGCTGTTCAACGGCGTCACCGAGTCGCCCTACACCGGCGCGGGCGTGCCGGATCCGTCGACCTGCCCGACCAACGTGGTCAGCAACACGCCGGGCTGCCAGGCGGTCACCTTCAACACGCTGTTCGGCGGCCGCAACGACCTGAAGCCGGAAGAGTCGAAGATGTCCAACATCGGCTTCGTGTGGCAGCCGATGAAGGATTTCAGCGCGTCGGTGGACCTGTGGGACATCCGTCGTGACGGCCAGATCCAGAGCCTGACGCTGACGCAGATCCTGAACAACTACCAGCTGTTCCCGCAGGCCTTCCAGCGCGACGCCAACGGCGTGCTGCAGACGGTGGACACCCGGTGGGTCAACACCGGCGAGACGCAGACGCGCGGCCTGGAACTGTCGATGCGCGGCAGCACGGCGATGAACGGCGGCCGCCTGAGCGCGGGGCTGGACGGCACCTACCTGCTGCGCAAGCGCTCCAAGCTGCTGGACAACGTGGCCTTCGGCCCGAGCGAGATCGGCCAGTTCACGCGGTCGAGCGAGCTGGGCATCCGCTGGAAGCACAGCGCGTACATCACCTACACGTACGGCGACTGGGCCTGGTCGCTGCGCCAGCAATACAGCACGGGCTACTACGGCTACGTCCCGCCGGGCGTGGCCAACGGCAACGCGTCGGCGCCGGCCTTCGAGCCGTGGGTCAAGGCGTACTACCTGCACCATGCGAGCGTGGCCTACAGCGGCGTCAAGAACCTGACGGTCACCGTGGGGGTGAAGAACCTCTTCGACCAGGCGCCGCCGTTCGCCAACAGCTACGACACCAACACCGGTTCGGGCAGCTCGTGGGAACCGCGTGTGGCCGACCCGCGCGGACGCTCGTTCACGCTGGGGCTGGACTACAAGTTCTTCTGA
- a CDS encoding DNA-binding transcriptional regulator — protein MSDERMTRLAWCGMPPPAPLTPEEVRAIREAEDLSIYTFANMLNTTARLLRRYEQGITRPTGPVLRLLHAIREQGMGRVFPLTPHGPDTKT, from the coding sequence GTGAGCGACGAACGAATGACACGTCTGGCATGGTGCGGCATGCCTCCTCCGGCGCCGCTGACGCCGGAGGAGGTTCGAGCCATCCGGGAGGCGGAGGACCTGAGCATTTACACCTTCGCCAACATGCTCAACACGACGGCACGCCTGCTGCGCCGGTATGAACAGGGAATCACTCGCCCCACCGGGCCGGTCCTGCGCCTGTTGCACGCGATCCGGGAACAGGGCATGGGGCGCGTGTTTCCATTGACTCCGCACGGTCCGGACACCAAGACGTAA
- a CDS encoding type II toxin-antitoxin system RelE/ParE family toxin, with protein sequence MERGLIDANLGSGLFKKRIGRSGGGKRDGYRVIVAHRQGAPWFFIEGYAKNVVANIEAWRLDSCKQTNALLKEMRADQLANAVESGLLKEVICDA encoded by the coding sequence ATGGAACGAGGGCTGATCGATGCAAATCTCGGTAGTGGACTCTTCAAGAAACGGATCGGACGATCCGGGGGCGGCAAACGCGATGGGTATCGCGTGATCGTCGCCCATCGACAAGGCGCTCCGTGGTTCTTCATCGAGGGTTATGCGAAGAACGTTGTCGCCAACATCGAAGCATGGAGGCTAGACAGCTGCAAGCAAACGAACGCGCTCCTGAAGGAGATGCGTGCCGACCAATTGGCGAACGCCGTCGAATCAGGACTCTTGAAGGAGGTGATCTGTGATGCGTAA
- a CDS encoding LD-carboxypeptidase yields the protein MADDTFLLPPLPERACLGVIAPAGPPRDGTLDRVVPLIERLGFRAKLFPGCHGPAFLGHLAADDGRRLADLHEALDDPHVDAVIGLRGGYGCLRLLDRIDRALLRRSRKPLIGYSDLTALHALRQQLGIAGWHAPMPASDWHKGDAGWADAVALADRLRRGLRVGDSLGPALAPHPLNRGSAPVRGMLSGGNLAVLVALLGTPFMPDLRGAVLFLEDIGEDPYKIDRLLCQLRLAGALDEIAGLLLGSFTDADPPDEVLADYFGDLGIPVLAGWPSGHTTPHLPLPIGVAVTLDPGERTLRA from the coding sequence ATGGCTGACGACACCTTCCTGCTGCCCCCGCTGCCCGAGCGCGCGTGCCTCGGCGTGATCGCACCCGCCGGTCCGCCGAGGGACGGCACGCTCGACCGTGTCGTGCCGCTGATCGAGCGGCTGGGCTTTCGCGCGAAGCTCTTCCCCGGCTGCCACGGACCGGCCTTCCTCGGCCACCTCGCGGCGGACGATGGACGACGTCTCGCCGACCTGCACGAGGCGCTGGACGATCCCCACGTCGATGCGGTGATCGGCCTGCGCGGCGGCTACGGCTGCCTGCGGCTGCTCGACCGCATCGATCGCGCGTTGCTGCGTCGCTCGCGGAAGCCGCTGATCGGCTACAGCGATCTCACGGCGCTGCACGCGCTGCGGCAGCAGCTGGGCATTGCCGGCTGGCATGCGCCGATGCCGGCCTCGGACTGGCACAAGGGCGATGCCGGCTGGGCCGATGCCGTCGCGCTGGCCGATCGACTGCGCCGCGGCCTGCGCGTCGGCGACTCACTCGGACCGGCGCTCGCGCCGCATCCTCTCAACCGCGGCTCGGCGCCGGTGCGCGGCATGCTGAGCGGCGGCAACCTGGCGGTGCTCGTCGCGCTGCTCGGCACGCCGTTCATGCCGGACCTGCGCGGCGCGGTCCTGTTCCTCGAGGACATCGGCGAGGACCCCTACAAGATCGACCGCCTGCTGTGCCAGCTCCGCCTGGCCGGCGCGCTCGACGAGATCGCCGGCCTGCTGCTCGGCAGCTTCACCGACGCCGACCCGCCCGACGAGGTGCTCGCCGACTACTTCGGCGACCTCGGCATCCCGGTCCTCGCCGGCTGGCCGAGCGGCCACACGACGCCCCACCTGCCGCTGCCGATCGGCGTCGCGGTGACCTTGGATCCGGGCGAGAGAACGCTCAGGGCCTGA
- a CDS encoding serine hydrolase gives MTTAAKPVALDAASLAEALRAEVLAQDFGATRDPQDDGRPIRHFPSIDLAVVAFPERGAPIAANVLFSREHPQGLIADIAAGAGPVRNIRYLADQRDAEGNSIAWRPGSDWSAMAWAPLAGEVGEGGGRMVAPYPASLLKLMLLAGVGRLVDQGRAGWWQPLSYGGRERAVSDWAYDMVTWSSNEATSALVTLMHAAGAIRRDGGREVRNELHTLFASLGLTTLRFANTTAEGGWGNGSGSGVGQIQMTAWDTVRLLWWLDPVAPRAPWLRADAPRLSPESRNQAMHALQDQALHQVLSSGALGGVPGWVPGLPARLPGRWLMPDGALHAGEVSLPGDLRRFAMGGEVWFAHKTGNTENYTSDAGIVRGILPRRRHYLIALLSNLGSRYAPHPSCATTWRIPALGAAIDARMAAWLESRPAPHG, from the coding sequence ATGACGACGGCCGCCAAGCCCGTCGCGCTGGACGCGGCCTCGCTCGCCGAGGCGCTGCGCGCTGAGGTGCTCGCGCAGGACTTCGGCGCCACGCGTGATCCGCAGGATGATGGCCGGCCGATCCGGCACTTCCCGAGCATCGACCTCGCCGTGGTCGCGTTCCCGGAACGCGGCGCGCCGATCGCGGCGAACGTGCTGTTCTCGCGCGAGCATCCACAGGGGCTCATCGCCGACATCGCGGCCGGTGCGGGGCCCGTGCGCAATATCCGGTACCTGGCCGATCAACGCGACGCCGAAGGCAACTCGATCGCATGGCGTCCGGGGTCCGACTGGTCGGCGATGGCCTGGGCGCCGCTGGCCGGTGAGGTGGGCGAGGGCGGAGGCCGGATGGTGGCGCCTTACCCCGCGTCCTTGCTGAAGCTGATGCTGCTGGCGGGTGTGGGCCGTCTGGTCGACCAGGGGCGCGCCGGATGGTGGCAGCCGCTGAGCTACGGCGGCCGTGAGCGCGCCGTGTCCGACTGGGCCTATGACATGGTCACGTGGAGCAGCAACGAGGCGACCTCGGCGCTGGTCACGCTGATGCACGCCGCCGGCGCGATCCGTCGCGATGGTGGACGTGAGGTGCGCAACGAACTGCACACGCTGTTCGCCTCGCTCGGGCTGACGACGCTGCGCTTCGCCAACACGACGGCGGAAGGCGGATGGGGCAACGGCTCGGGATCGGGCGTGGGCCAGATCCAGATGACCGCGTGGGACACCGTGCGTCTGCTGTGGTGGCTGGACCCGGTGGCGCCGCGCGCGCCGTGGCTGCGCGCCGACGCACCGCGGCTCTCGCCCGAGAGCCGCAACCAGGCGATGCATGCCTTGCAGGACCAGGCGCTGCATCAGGTGCTGTCGAGCGGCGCGCTCGGTGGCGTGCCCGGCTGGGTGCCGGGTCTCCCGGCGCGCCTGCCGGGTCGCTGGCTCATGCCGGACGGTGCGCTGCATGCCGGCGAGGTGTCCTTGCCCGGCGATCTGCGCCGCTTCGCCATGGGCGGCGAGGTCTGGTTCGCGCACAAGACCGGCAACACCGAGAACTACACGTCCGACGCCGGCATCGTGCGCGGCATCCTGCCCCGACGCCGGCATTACCTGATCGCGCTGCTGAGCAACCTCGGCTCGCGTTACGCTCCGCACCCCAGCTGCGCCACGACCTGGCGCATCCCGGCGCTCGGCGCCGCGATCGACGCGCGGATGGCGGCGTGGCTGGAGTCCCGCCCCGCTCCTCATGGCTGA
- a CDS encoding D-amino acid dehydrogenase — protein sequence MTPSRVRNLPDHSRMNSSGMKQLVVIGGGVVGVTTAWALAEAGHRVTLVEREATLGTGASRANGGQLSYRYVSPLADAGVPLKALRWLLDPDGPLRFKPDGTTAQWRWLASFLAHCRGPVNRRTTERLLELGAFSQQCFGELQRHAALDAIALRTPGKLVVYRKPEEFARVAARTPAGGPERALTRDECLAIEPSLGDGGAQWLAGGIFTSGEAVADCHALSVQLGERLARHPNFRGRVKANATGFAVEGDRVVALRTDQGDLVADGIVLAAGLQSAALADLVGVRLPLYPLKGYSLSAPINGVHRPPTVSVTDFERKTLYARIGDQLRVAAMVDLVGDDTSIDPKRLAALQRNVRETFPKAADYEHAVPWAGLRPATPSGAPMLGETPLRGLWLNVGHGALGFTFSFGSARIVADLVSGKPSPIALDGLQLRAA from the coding sequence CTGACGCCGTCACGAGTCCGTAACCTCCCGGACCATTCAAGAATGAATTCGTCCGGGATGAAGCAGCTAGTCGTGATCGGTGGGGGCGTCGTGGGCGTCACCACCGCCTGGGCCCTGGCGGAGGCGGGGCATCGGGTGACGCTCGTGGAGCGCGAGGCCACGCTCGGCACGGGCGCGAGCCGTGCGAACGGGGGGCAGCTCAGCTATCGCTACGTGTCGCCGCTGGCGGACGCCGGCGTGCCGCTGAAGGCGCTGCGCTGGCTGCTCGATCCGGACGGCCCGCTGCGTTTCAAGCCGGACGGCACGACGGCGCAATGGCGTTGGCTGGCGTCCTTCCTCGCGCATTGCCGCGGACCGGTCAACCGGCGCACGACCGAACGCCTGCTCGAACTGGGCGCCTTCAGCCAGCAGTGCTTCGGCGAATTGCAGCGGCACGCGGCGCTCGATGCCATCGCGCTGCGCACGCCCGGCAAGCTGGTCGTGTATCGCAAGCCGGAAGAATTCGCCCGCGTCGCCGCGCGCACCCCCGCCGGTGGGCCGGAACGGGCGCTGACCCGCGATGAATGCCTCGCGATCGAGCCCTCGCTCGGTGACGGCGGCGCGCAGTGGCTGGCCGGCGGGATCTTCACCTCCGGCGAGGCCGTGGCCGATTGCCACGCGCTGAGCGTGCAGCTGGGCGAGCGGCTCGCGCGGCATCCGAATTTCCGGGGGCGGGTGAAGGCCAATGCCACCGGTTTCGCCGTCGAGGGCGATCGTGTCGTCGCGCTGAGGACGGACCAGGGCGATCTGGTCGCGGACGGCATCGTGCTCGCCGCCGGGCTGCAGAGCGCGGCGCTGGCGGACCTCGTCGGCGTGCGGCTCCCGCTGTATCCGCTGAAGGGCTACAGCCTGTCCGCGCCGATCAACGGCGTGCACCGCCCGCCGACGGTCAGCGTCACGGACTTCGAACGCAAGACGCTCTATGCGCGCATCGGCGACCAGCTCCGCGTCGCGGCGATGGTGGATCTCGTCGGCGACGACACGAGCATCGATCCCAAGCGTCTGGCGGCGCTGCAGCGCAACGTGCGCGAGACCTTCCCGAAAGCGGCCGACTACGAGCACGCCGTGCCCTGGGCCGGCCTGCGGCCGGCGACGCCGAGCGGCGCGCCCATGCTCGGCGAGACGCCGTTGCGCGGGCTGTGGCTGAATGTCGGCCATGGCGCCCTGGGATTCACCTTCTCGTTCGGCTCGGCCCGCATCGTGGCCGACCTCGTTTCCGGCAAGCCCAGCCCCATCGCGCTGGACGGGCTGCAACTCCGCGCCGCCTGA
- a CDS encoding amino acid aminotransferase, producing MFQHVDAYAGDPILSLNEAFQKDPRTQKINLSIGIYFDDDGRIPMLDSVRRAELAVVEQAGARPYLPMEGAANFRTEVQKLLFGADSEALQGKRVATIQGVGSSGGLKVGADFIKRYFPDSAIYLSDPTWDNHRAVFEGSYIECRSYPYYDPKTGGLRFDAMLQALSEMPARSVVLLHACCHNPTGVDLSQSQWDALIPVLQERELIPFLDLAYQGYGDGLEQDTFAIRALAAAGLSFFVANSFSKNMSLYGERCGALSVVCPDAAQAANVLGQLKFTIRRNYSNPPMHGGQVVAKVLGDPALRALWEGEVEEMRERILAMRNALFEVVSAKVPGRNFDYFLKQRGMFSYTGLTPEQVDRLREEFGVYILRSGRMCIAGLNTRNVEATANAMAAVLA from the coding sequence ATGTTCCAGCACGTCGACGCCTACGCGGGCGATCCCATCCTGAGCCTGAACGAGGCGTTCCAGAAGGATCCGCGCACGCAGAAGATCAACCTGTCCATCGGCATCTACTTCGATGACGACGGCCGCATCCCGATGCTGGACTCCGTGCGCCGCGCCGAGCTGGCGGTGGTGGAACAGGCCGGTGCGCGGCCCTACCTGCCGATGGAGGGCGCGGCCAACTTCCGCACCGAGGTGCAGAAGCTGCTCTTCGGCGCCGACAGCGAAGCGCTGCAGGGCAAGCGTGTCGCGACCATCCAGGGCGTGGGCTCGTCCGGCGGCCTGAAGGTCGGCGCGGACTTCATCAAGCGCTACTTCCCCGACAGCGCGATCTACCTGAGCGACCCGACCTGGGACAACCACCGCGCCGTCTTCGAGGGCTCGTACATCGAGTGCCGCAGCTACCCGTACTACGACCCCAAGACCGGCGGCCTGCGTTTCGACGCGATGCTGCAGGCGCTGTCGGAGATGCCGGCGCGCAGCGTCGTGCTGCTGCACGCGTGCTGCCACAACCCGACGGGCGTGGACCTGTCGCAGTCGCAGTGGGACGCGCTGATCCCGGTGCTGCAGGAGCGCGAGCTGATCCCCTTCCTGGACCTGGCCTACCAGGGCTACGGCGACGGGCTGGAGCAAGATACCTTCGCGATCCGCGCGCTGGCCGCGGCGGGGCTGAGCTTCTTCGTCGCGAACAGCTTCTCCAAGAACATGAGCCTGTACGGTGAGCGCTGCGGCGCCCTGTCGGTGGTGTGCCCGGACGCGGCGCAGGCGGCCAACGTGCTGGGGCAGCTGAAGTTCACGATCCGCCGCAACTACTCGAACCCGCCGATGCACGGCGGCCAGGTCGTGGCCAAGGTGCTGGGCGACCCGGCGCTGCGCGCGCTGTGGGAAGGCGAGGTCGAGGAGATGCGCGAGCGCATCCTGGCGATGCGCAACGCGCTGTTCGAGGTGGTCTCGGCCAAGGTGCCGGGTCGCAACTTCGACTACTTCCTGAAGCAGCGCGGCATGTTCAGCTACACCGGCCTGACCCCGGAGCAGGTGGACCGCCTGCGCGAGGAATTCGGCGTCTACATCCTGCGCTCCGGCCGCATGTGCATCGCGGGCCTGAACACGCGCAACGTCGAGGCGACGGCGAACGCGATGGCGGCCGTCCTGGCATGA
- a CDS encoding PaaI family thioesterase: protein MINDFNARGAACLPGHMGIEIVEVEKGRVFARLPVTQQVMAPNGYLHAGSVVTLADTCCGYGCISSLPDGAQNFTTVELKSNHLGTARDGVIECLATAVHMGRTTQVWDATVTHNGKTIALFRCTQMVLYPKA from the coding sequence ATGATCAACGACTTCAACGCGCGCGGCGCCGCCTGCCTGCCCGGCCACATGGGCATCGAGATCGTCGAGGTCGAAAAAGGCCGCGTCTTCGCGCGGCTGCCGGTCACCCAGCAGGTCATGGCGCCCAACGGCTACCTGCACGCCGGCAGCGTCGTCACGCTGGCCGACACCTGCTGCGGCTACGGCTGCATCTCGTCGCTGCCCGACGGCGCGCAGAACTTCACCACGGTCGAGCTCAAGTCCAACCACCTCGGCACCGCCCGCGACGGCGTCATCGAATGCCTCGCCACCGCAGTCCACATGGGCCGCACGACCCAAGTCTGGGACGCGACCGTCACGCACAACGGCAAGACCATCGCGCTGTTCCGCTGCACGCAGATGGTCCTGTATCCGAAGGCTTGA